In Desulfobacterales bacterium, the DNA window CGCCAACCCCTGATTATGGGGTGTCCGTTTCAGCCGTTTCATCCGGCGCAACTGTTTCAACCTCATTATTATCAATTATAAGTTGTATGGCCTTTTTTTCAAGCAGGGTTTCTTTAAAAAACGATAAACGGTCTGGCTGCGAGACAAAAAATTTCTTCAGTTCCTCGAACGGTTGCTGATAGGCATCCGCCATCTCGCGAATGCCGTTGTCGGTCTCATCCTCAGCGACGGTCAGCTTTTCCTGGGAAACGATTTTGGATAGAATCATATGCCTGCGCGCCTGTTTTTCGGCAACATCATGGTATGTTTTGGCCATCATATCCCTTGAGAGTCCAACTTCTTCCAATGTGAGATTGCGTTGGGCAAAGGATCGTTCCGTATCCGAAATGATATGATCCAATTCATACTCAATGAGCGGGGCGGGTACTTCAAACGAGGATTTTTCAATCAGGCTTGTAAAGATTTGTTCGTTGAGTTCCTGTTCCGTGCGCTTTTCATACCCTTGATTGAGGTTGTCGCGAATGGTTTGTTTAAGGTTTTCCAAGGATTCAAAAGGCCCCAGTTTTTTAGCCAATTCATCATCTATGGCGGGCAGGAGTTCTTCCCTGATTTCATTGAGGGTCACTTGAAAATCAACGGTTTGACCGGCGAGCTTTTCATTGGCATGATCATCGGGAAATGTTACCCGAATTTCTTTGCTTTCTCCCGCATTCATACCGGGAATCTGATCGTCAATTTCCTTGGCGATAATGTTTTTTCCCAGCTCCATCGTGAAATTTTCAGTTTTTTGGGTTTCGCTGAATGGCTTGCCGTCCTGAAACCCCTCATAATCAATTAGCAAAAAATCACCGGTTTGAGCGGGACGAGCCGTTTCGATGGGTTTAAGCTGTGCCATATTTTTCTGCAGCATCTTCAGTTGCCGTTCCACCGATTCGTCATCCACGGTATAGTTCGTTTTTTTCAGCGTCAAGCCCTTGAAATCAATATCGGCGATTTCAGGATGAACATCTACCACGGCATCATATTTATACGGGCCGGATGGGTCGAGTTCCGGGGGGTCGATTTCCGGCGTGCCGATGATATTCAAGTCGCTCTGCTTTAAAGCATCCATGAAAGAGGTTTGAATAAGTTTAGCGGAAACATCGGAATGGACGTCCTTGCCATAAAGCCTTTCCAAAACACCGCGGGGCGCCTTGCCGGGGCGAAAGCCTTTGACTTTAGCTGTTTTTTTTAAATCATTATAGGCACTATCCAGCTCTTGTTTGATTTTATCGGCGGAAAGCTCAATATGTAAAATCTTTTTAACAGAGCTTACGTCCTCAAGTGATACTTGCATGATCATCCTTTCTTGGCGGCCTTTAACAGCCAAATGCCTGAAGCGCATCGTCCTCAGGCATTCTGGAAAAAAAATGGTTTGGTGCGAGAGGGGAGACTTGAACTCCCATTCTGTTGCCAGAGCTGGATCCTAAGTCCAGTGCGTCTACCAATTCCGCCACTCTCGCAAAGAGTTGTTCTGCTATTGTGTCAATTTCAAAAAACAGTCTATAATATTTTAACAGGCGGCATTCTGCATTCGGCGGTATCTATAACTGCGTGGGTACCGATTTTCATCGAGTTTGCAGTGAACCGATGGGAGAAAAAGGATCCTTTCATTTTTTACCCAAGGGAACCCTTCCGCGAGGAGAGGATTGCCGCAAAGCCGCGAAGATGAACAGAGAATGGCGCCAGCACCTTGACTTTATTGGAAAATATAATAAATAGTCAACAAAGTGCCATTCGGAAAATAATATCAAACCCGGTTGGTGTCAAGAAAATTTAGAAAGCGCTTGTTATGTCAAGATATTGTAAAAAAGATAACCAGCCGTTGGGTATCCGATATACCATACTGCCTGTTTTGCTGCCGTTTATTATGAGGTGCCCGCAAAGCGGATATTTTCAAGCGAGGCGGCGGTGAATTGCGCCCTTGATCCGGTCGATTATCTCGTCAATAGACTTGCGCCAATAATAAAAGCATGGTAACAACCCGGCCCGTATATGTCGGGGCGTGGCGCAGTCTGGCAGCGCGCCTGCTTTGGGAGCAGGAAGTCGGAGGTTCAAATCCTCTCGCCCCGACCAGTAAAATCAATGGCTTGCGGTTAATTCGTAAGCCTTTTTTATTGGTTTTCTGATTGGGGAAATAGTCAATTTTTCCCTGGTTGACGGGCTTCGGATGATAGAAATTATGACACGCCGGAAGTTTATTAACCATATGGTACGGGGAATGCAGTCTCTGGTGATGATGCGGCTGCTGGCGCCTTTAACGTCGATAGGTGCGTCCCGTGATGCGGCAGAGATACCCGCGCATTATACGCCGCTGAGCGGGCGCAGTTTAAAAGAGTTGGCGCTAAAAAAACTGCATCACGGCAACGGCCGCTTTTTAAACCCCTTCGGAGTCCCACTGAAAGGACGGTTCTGGGAATTAATCCGATGGAAATTCAGTGGCAATGCGTTTGAAAAGTTTATCGACGAACAACCGATCCAACCGATCGACATCAATTGGCTGCCTGTCATAAATCACTCGGGTCTCTCCATCACTTTCCTGAAACACGCCGGGCTGATAATAAAAGACCGTGAACAAACCTATTATATTGATCCGGTATTTGATGATATCGGGTTCTTTTTAAAAGATTTCACTCCGCGTCAGTTTGGCTTGAGGCAGATTCCCGAGGCCAACCACATTTTGATCACCCATGGTCATTTTGATCATCTGGATACCGGTTCTTTAAGACATTTTGAATCGGGTACGCATGTGATCAGCCCCCTGGGATACGACGGTGTGTTCCGCCACCTGGGAATGAAAAACCGCAGCCGGTTGGATTGGTACGAAACAATCGAAAGCGACAAACGGCGAGTGACATTATTACCTTCCAATCACTGGACGATGCGCAATCCGCTGGAAGGCCCCAATCGGTCCCTGTGGGGCTCGTTCCTGCTTGAAACCCAAAGCGGATTCACTATTTATGTGTCAGGCGATACGGCCTATTTTGACGGTTTCGAGCAGATCGGCGATCAATTCGATATTGATCTTGCCATCTTCAATCTGGGGGCCTATGAGCCTCGCTGGTTTATGGCCCAGAGCCACACCAACCCGATGGAGACGGTGCAGGCCTTTACCGAATTAAAGGCCAAGCGCTTGATGATTGTGCATTGGGGAACCTTCCAGTTGGGAGATGAGCCGGTACATTTTCCGCCACGTGATATAAAAATGGCTCTCCAAAAAGAGGGCTTGCTGGACCGTCTGATTGATATAAAACACGGTGAAACATTTTTTGTCGATTAGGCGATTGTCCCCCCACCGTGTGTTTGTGGTCATTGCGACAAAGCGCGCTTATTCAGAGGAGACACTATCTTTACCGGTGCTTAGGTCGATAGACCGTTTCAAGAATACCTGTCCGTCAACAATGGCATACAGATTCTCACAGCTCACCTTGCTGAAAAACACAACCCCGCCTTTAGTGGTGGTTAATCGGCGAAGCCTCGCGATCTTCTCGATCTGAATTTTTTCAACCCCCTAAAGATTCAATTTGCCAAAGCATCGTTGATTTCAGAGCGTTCCATGCGCCACCTCTCGCTTGATGAGTTGTTGGCGCCAATGGCAGTGGAATTTTGACGCTGCTTCAACTTGCTCGTTTCCCCCGCACGTCACAGGGACATTGACCGGCAGCTTTTTTTTCGACAACTTGTGGCATTTTTATTGCATTATCTCTTACAAACAATTTGGTCTTTACTTACCGAGCTTGTAACAGGTATAGTCATGGGCCATATACCGCCGTCCTCAAGGATAAAAGGAACTATGCGATTCGGAGATAACTTCAAATACAGCCGTCGGCATTTCTTGAAAATCGGATTTTTCGCGTCGTGCGCCTTGTTCAGACCAGTCAGCCTTTTTGCCGGAGCAGCCCATAAAGCCCTCCCCGAAAGATCCCTTGCATTTTACAATACGCATACCGACGAATACCTTAAAACGGTCTATTGGGCCAATAGGCAATATCAGCCCGATGCACTGGAACAAATCAACTGTATTTTTCGCGACCACCGTTCCGGTGAAATAAAGCCTATTAGTCCGCAATTATTGGATATTCTGTATTATGTTTGCAACAAAAGTTTATCCAAAAAACCAATCCATATTATTTCAGGGTATCGATCACCCGAAACCAATGCCCTTCTTCGAAGACAAAGTGGGGGTGTCGTTAAAAAAAGTTACCACCTGAAAGGTCAGGCTATCGACTTTTGCTTGCCGGACTGCGGGCTTTCCAGGTTGCGCCGCATTGCCATTGGTTTGAAAGCTGGTGGCGTGGGGTACTATCCTGAAAGTAATTTTGTGCATGTGGATATTGGACCTGTTCGTTCTTGGTAGAGGAAACATCCATGTTCAAAGCCGCTTAGGGCGCTGTTGGGCGATGGGCTCTTTTAGCGCCGCATACAACCGGCGATCACGTCCATATACATCGTCCCTGAATTGTGCTGTTCCATCCGAATCAACCCAGGCGGTGAAATACAATATATAAACCGGAATGGGCTGCTGAATCGGAATTACCTTTGTTTCCATGCGCTTGATGGTTTCCAGTATCTTTTCGCGGGACCAATTCGAATTGTCCTTTACGAGATAGACCGCCAGGTCAACCGGATTTTCAATGCGAATACACCCTGAACTGAAATTTCGTTTCTCCCTTTTGAACAGGTGCCTCGAAGGCGTATCATGAAGATAGACACTGAATTTGTTTGGAAACATGAATTTAAATCGTCCCAGCGCATTGAAAGGCCCCGGTTCCTGCACCAGTTTGTAAGAAAAGTTCTTTTCGTTCACCTGGTGCCAGTTGACTGAATTCGGGTTGATTTCCGGCGCATTGTCTTTCCAGCTTTCGAAAACACGAATTCGCTTTTTGTTAAAAAGGTCTTTGTCCGCCCTGATTTGTGGCAGGAAATCCTCTACGGCAAGTTTGTGGGGAATCCGCCAGAAAGGGTTCAGCACCATGTAAGACAGCTGTTCCGTGAATACCGGCGTGGGCCGATAATCCTTTCCCACAACCACGCGCATTTTGAGAACCTGTGTGTCATTGTCCATCACCCTTAGCTGAAACTGAGCGATATTGATCAGAATATGGCGGTTGCCAAGGTTACGGGGCCCCCACCGCAGGCGCTCCATATTGACCAGAATCTGCTTGACGCGATCCGCCGCCGACACATTCAAGGCTGACAAAGTAGCCGGTCCCACAACGCCGTCCGCGGTCAGCCCATATCTTTTTTGAAATTTTAAAACCGCCTGTTCCATAGCGGCGCCGAAGATTTCGGAATCAGATTCTTCGGTCGGGTTCAGATCACCGGACTGGATCAACCGGATGCGCAACGCAGACACCCTTTCACCCTGATCCCCCTTCTGAATGTTAGGGCCGTGGGATATGGTGGGCCACCCGCCCTTTTCAGTTATTTGGCGGTAATCTGCAAGAGCCTTTTTCAGTCGCGAATACTGCTCATCTTGAGGCGATAATTCATTTAACACTTCTTTAATCGCATGGTGTTTCAGGGCGTGGTTGGCGAGTTGAATGAGATCAACCTTTCGGGGATCGATGGCCCATTCAGGGTCGGCCGTCTTAGGACTTACTCGGCCGCTTGACAGGTGGGAGGCCAACTGGAAAAAGGCATCGGAGAGGAGCAAATCCAGTTCGCTTAGGGAGGCGACCGGAATCTCGGATTCATCCGTTTTCGCATTACGGATTTCTGTCAGCAATGCCTTGATTTTTTCCAAATGATAGTCCTGAGGCGAAAGCCCGTCAGAGCCGGCCTTCTGAATTGCCCCTACAAGATGATCCGCGTCTTTTCCGATGCCTTGGTCGGATATCCAAGCGGGTGCAAAGTCTCTGAGGCTGTAAAAGCAGGGCAGAACGAGTGACCCATAAAAAGTTTCCCCCGAGCAGATAACCGGTTGGGAATCTGCGGAAGGGGCGAATCTTTCCCGAATCTGTAAGGTCAATGGATTCGTCAACTGTTGGGCAAAGCTAGTTCCGCCTGAAAACAGACCGGCGGTACAAAAGATGATTCCCACCAACATCTTCCACTTCGCGTTTCTATGCTTTGCACGGCTTTTTTCCATGGCGCCCCCTTTAATTCGCTCCACTGTAGCAAAATAACGAAAGGCGGTCTATATCGGCAAGGACAACTT includes these proteins:
- a CDS encoding DUF882 domain-containing protein, with amino-acid sequence MKIGFFASCALFRPVSLFAGAAHKALPERSLAFYNTHTDEYLKTVYWANRQYQPDALEQINCIFRDHRSGEIKPISPQLLDILYYVCNKSLSKKPIHIISGYRSPETNALLRRQSGGVVKKSYHLKGQAIDFCLPDCGLSRLRRIAIGLKAGGVGYYPESNFVHVDIGPVRSW
- a CDS encoding MBL fold metallo-hydrolase, which encodes MTRRKFINHMVRGMQSLVMMRLLAPLTSIGASRDAAEIPAHYTPLSGRSLKELALKKLHHGNGRFLNPFGVPLKGRFWELIRWKFSGNAFEKFIDEQPIQPIDINWLPVINHSGLSITFLKHAGLIIKDREQTYYIDPVFDDIGFFLKDFTPRQFGLRQIPEANHILITHGHFDHLDTGSLRHFESGTHVISPLGYDGVFRHLGMKNRSRLDWYETIESDKRRVTLLPSNHWTMRNPLEGPNRSLWGSFLLETQSGFTIYVSGDTAYFDGFEQIGDQFDIDLAIFNLGAYEPRWFMAQSHTNPMETVQAFTELKAKRLMIVHWGTFQLGDEPVHFPPRDIKMALQKEGLLDRLIDIKHGETFFVD
- the tig gene encoding trigger factor yields the protein MQVSLEDVSSVKKILHIELSADKIKQELDSAYNDLKKTAKVKGFRPGKAPRGVLERLYGKDVHSDVSAKLIQTSFMDALKQSDLNIIGTPEIDPPELDPSGPYKYDAVVDVHPEIADIDFKGLTLKKTNYTVDDESVERQLKMLQKNMAQLKPIETARPAQTGDFLLIDYEGFQDGKPFSETQKTENFTMELGKNIIAKEIDDQIPGMNAGESKEIRVTFPDDHANEKLAGQTVDFQVTLNEIREELLPAIDDELAKKLGPFESLENLKQTIRDNLNQGYEKRTEQELNEQIFTSLIEKSSFEVPAPLIEYELDHIISDTERSFAQRNLTLEEVGLSRDMMAKTYHDVAEKQARRHMILSKIVSQEKLTVAEDETDNGIREMADAYQQPFEELKKFFVSQPDRLSFFKETLLEKKAIQLIIDNNEVETVAPDETAETDTP
- a CDS encoding L,D-transpeptidase family protein, whose product is MEKSRAKHRNAKWKMLVGIIFCTAGLFSGGTSFAQQLTNPLTLQIRERFAPSADSQPVICSGETFYGSLVLPCFYSLRDFAPAWISDQGIGKDADHLVGAIQKAGSDGLSPQDYHLEKIKALLTEIRNAKTDESEIPVASLSELDLLLSDAFFQLASHLSSGRVSPKTADPEWAIDPRKVDLIQLANHALKHHAIKEVLNELSPQDEQYSRLKKALADYRQITEKGGWPTISHGPNIQKGDQGERVSALRIRLIQSGDLNPTEESDSEIFGAAMEQAVLKFQKRYGLTADGVVGPATLSALNVSAADRVKQILVNMERLRWGPRNLGNRHILINIAQFQLRVMDNDTQVLKMRVVVGKDYRPTPVFTEQLSYMVLNPFWRIPHKLAVEDFLPQIRADKDLFNKKRIRVFESWKDNAPEINPNSVNWHQVNEKNFSYKLVQEPGPFNALGRFKFMFPNKFSVYLHDTPSRHLFKREKRNFSSGCIRIENPVDLAVYLVKDNSNWSREKILETIKRMETKVIPIQQPIPVYILYFTAWVDSDGTAQFRDDVYGRDRRLYAALKEPIAQQRPKRL